From Aristaeella lactis, the proteins below share one genomic window:
- a CDS encoding carbohydrate ABC transporter permease: MSYPTSAIAVKSKKKEHKTGQIILNILILVFVLVCTLPFINVIAISLSSKSAILRGDVSFWPVEFSTRAYEVIINDPSMFHSLGYTVKITVIYTLLAMVMTILYAFPMTMKRLKGRKFFMFFIVFTMYFSGGTIPIYLNVKELGMINTQWSLIFPGLISTFNIIILKNFFEGLPYELNEAAYIDGANDFQILLKIYLPLSFSSIATLSLFYAVGKWNSFSDALYYINSRDLQPLQLKLYNLIKGGQAVEVSVQEGSSNDLASSISASIESATIIFATVPILVVYPFVQRYFVAGVTLGAVKG, encoded by the coding sequence ATGAGTTATCCGACTTCCGCCATCGCGGTGAAAAGTAAGAAAAAAGAACACAAAACAGGCCAGATCATCCTGAATATCCTGATCCTGGTGTTCGTACTGGTGTGCACGCTGCCGTTTATCAACGTGATCGCAATTTCCCTTTCCTCCAAGTCTGCCATCCTGCGGGGAGACGTATCTTTCTGGCCGGTGGAATTCAGCACCAGAGCCTATGAGGTCATCATCAACGATCCATCCATGTTCCACAGCCTGGGATATACGGTTAAGATCACGGTGATCTACACGCTGCTGGCGATGGTCATGACCATCCTGTACGCTTTCCCGATGACCATGAAACGGCTGAAGGGCAGAAAATTCTTCATGTTCTTCATCGTTTTCACGATGTATTTCTCCGGCGGAACGATTCCGATCTACCTGAACGTGAAGGAACTGGGAATGATCAATACCCAGTGGAGCCTGATCTTCCCCGGACTGATCTCCACATTCAACATCATCATCCTGAAAAACTTCTTTGAAGGCCTGCCGTATGAGCTGAACGAAGCGGCCTATATTGACGGAGCGAATGACTTCCAGATCCTGCTGAAGATCTACCTGCCCCTGAGCTTCTCGTCCATCGCGACGCTGTCACTGTTCTACGCGGTAGGAAAGTGGAACAGTTTCTCCGATGCCCTGTACTACATCAACTCCCGGGACTTGCAGCCTCTGCAGCTGAAATTGTACAACCTGATCAAGGGCGGACAGGCGGTGGAAGTGTCCGTGCAGGAGGGAAGCAGCAACGATCTGGCATCGTCAATCTCCGCGTCCATCGAGTCAGCGACGATCATCTTTGCCACGGTGCCGATATTGGTGGTGTACCCGTTTGTGCAGAGGTACTTTGTGGCGGGAGTGACGCTGGGAGCAGTTAAAGGATGA
- a CDS encoding ABC transporter permease, with protein MKTQRRKSKLKIQLKRDWRLYAMLAIPFIWYIIFCYKPMGGVIIAFQKYSIFKGITGSKFVGLDNFKFVFGMRDFGIALGNTLLLNFMDLVFGFPMPIILAIMLNEMRAKRLKKFSQTMLYLPHFLSWVIIGGMVLKIFAPTTGVINASLLKSGLVDKNVPFLTQGNWWQFTYVLVGVWQNMGWGTILYLAAITGLDMNLFEAAQIDGANKLQQIWHVTLPGIRSTIIILLILNIGRMMSIGFDRPYIIGNTIVKDYCDVISTFVYRVGIVNTKFDRATAVGLFQSVIGMILVTVANTISRAFDEQGIW; from the coding sequence ATGAAGACACAAAGGCGGAAATCCAAACTGAAGATACAGCTTAAAAGAGACTGGCGGCTGTATGCCATGCTGGCAATTCCGTTTATCTGGTATATCATTTTCTGCTACAAACCCATGGGCGGTGTAATCATCGCTTTCCAGAAATACAGCATTTTCAAGGGCATTACCGGCAGCAAGTTTGTCGGACTGGATAACTTCAAATTCGTATTCGGCATGCGGGACTTCGGCATCGCGCTGGGGAACACGCTGCTGCTGAACTTCATGGACCTGGTGTTTGGATTCCCGATGCCGATCATCCTGGCCATTATGCTCAATGAGATGCGGGCTAAGCGGCTGAAGAAGTTTTCCCAGACCATGCTTTACCTGCCGCACTTCCTGAGCTGGGTTATCATCGGCGGCATGGTGCTGAAGATCTTCGCCCCAACCACGGGCGTGATCAACGCTTCGCTGCTCAAGAGCGGCCTGGTAGACAAGAATGTGCCGTTCCTGACCCAGGGCAACTGGTGGCAGTTCACCTATGTGCTTGTTGGCGTATGGCAGAACATGGGATGGGGAACCATCCTGTACCTGGCAGCCATTACGGGTCTGGACATGAACCTGTTTGAGGCGGCACAGATCGACGGTGCCAACAAGCTGCAGCAGATCTGGCATGTGACCCTGCCGGGCATCCGGAGTACGATCATTATCCTGCTGATCCTGAACATCGGCCGGATGATGAGCATCGGATTTGACCGGCCCTATATTATCGGAAACACCATCGTGAAAGACTACTGCGACGTGATCTCCACGTTCGTTTACCGCGTTGGTATTGTGAACACCAAGTTTGACCGGGCGACAGCTGTGGGCCTGTTCCAGTCCGTGATCGGCATGATCCTGGTGACGGTGGCCAATACCATTTCCCGGGCATTTGACGAACAGGGTATCTGGTAA
- a CDS encoding helix-turn-helix domain-containing protein — protein sequence MSYSQQVSNFGYCSMSHGRSDYEGFYGISFNRQHYGFHCHDFYEIYLHISGARQFGVDNEVYMLKPDQLIIVPPFHMHGLMCEQTLPRYERAYLYCSTDFLATVGCGQIDLIQFLSERTKGQGCLIYSLKREIADECMNYMSTVMKNGENNAPVDRFRDLTYILPLFRIILDTLRGSSPQLPAVTANPMMHQVLVYINEHYMEPLTLESLSETFGISVSTLSHEFMRYIHHSVYNYILYRRVILAKQKLFEPLTLSEISYLCGFGDYSNFLRSFKKLTGVSPSEYRAQVRLHQKRGDKT from the coding sequence ATGAGCTATTCCCAGCAGGTATCCAACTTCGGTTATTGTTCCATGAGCCATGGACGCAGTGATTATGAAGGCTTCTACGGTATCTCCTTCAATCGTCAGCACTACGGTTTCCACTGTCATGATTTTTATGAGATCTATCTCCATATCAGCGGTGCCCGCCAGTTTGGCGTAGACAACGAAGTCTATATGCTCAAGCCGGATCAGCTCATCATCGTTCCTCCGTTCCACATGCACGGCCTCATGTGTGAGCAGACCCTTCCCCGCTATGAACGGGCTTACCTCTATTGCTCCACGGATTTCCTGGCCACTGTCGGCTGCGGCCAGATTGACCTGATCCAGTTCCTCTCCGAGCGCACAAAGGGTCAGGGCTGCCTCATCTATTCCCTGAAACGCGAGATTGCGGATGAATGCATGAACTACATGTCCACCGTCATGAAAAACGGTGAGAATAATGCTCCTGTGGACCGTTTCCGGGATCTCACCTATATCCTTCCCCTGTTTCGCATCATCCTGGATACCCTGCGCGGTTCCTCTCCCCAGCTTCCCGCTGTCACGGCGAACCCGATGATGCATCAGGTCCTTGTCTATATCAATGAGCACTATATGGAGCCTCTGACCCTGGAAAGCCTTTCCGAAACCTTCGGCATCAGTGTCTCCACCCTGTCCCATGAGTTCATGCGCTATATCCATCACAGCGTCTATAACTATATCCTTTACCGCCGCGTCATCCTGGCCAAGCAGAAGCTCTTTGAGCCCCTGACGCTCAGTGAGATCTCCTATCTCTGCGGCTTCGGCGATTATTCCAATTTCCTTCGTTCCTTCAAAAAACTCACCGGCGTTTCCCCCAGTGAGTATCGTGCCCAGGTCCGACTCCACCAAAAACGCGGCGACAAAACCTGA
- a CDS encoding four helix bundle protein: MQENKLLDLSMNFSVSILQLTGKIKGHSSLVNQLERSATSVGANIHESCYAQSKPDFISKLQIALKECHETKYWLELFSRASLCDNDSIQRLRNECDTIRRILVSSINTAKGNK, translated from the coding sequence ATGCAGGAGAATAAACTGTTGGATTTATCGATGAATTTCTCTGTTTCTATTCTGCAGCTAACCGGAAAAATAAAAGGTCATTCATCTCTTGTTAATCAGCTGGAAAGATCCGCCACATCTGTAGGCGCAAATATACATGAATCCTGCTATGCTCAAAGCAAGCCTGATTTTATTTCCAAGCTTCAGATTGCGCTAAAGGAATGCCACGAAACAAAATACTGGCTGGAGTTGTTTTCCAGAGCCTCATTATGCGATAACGATTCAATCCAGAGGCTTCGCAATGAATGTGATACGATACGGCGTATCCTTGTTTCATCTATAAATACCGCTAAAGGAAACAAATAA
- a CDS encoding TldD/PmbA family protein — MDKLNKLAQEILAEAKTQGADYAQSSVIEEEKKEFNVDGGRFSLMRTLFNRTVVITVMKDQRKGTVSINRFDSEAVKNAVKDAIAAAESGQPDAAWQFEDKPVETEYTEGAPECDTDKLFERTKELLETIKVKHPTIIMEQMITVHTSWKIVYMTSNNVIYRSKSGNYHFDLMYSAHEGEKGTSFFGSGVTLKDLDKPVIETGLIERDLASIEQQLDPKALEGKFTGTVVMAPYALSGVVLSTIMSNFVSDMCLIDGTSIWKDKLGEQVADPRLTISFEPYSDDVVVRERHTGEGYPTENFDLIKDGKLNSFCLSQYGANKTGRTRSGNDGSNIRIKAGEKTLEEIIAGIDKGILVMRFSGGQPASSGEFSGVAKNSFYIENGKIAYALTETMISGCVPEMLQNIVDISSDRLVDGEVSVPYVAFDGVTISGK, encoded by the coding sequence ATGGATAAACTGAATAAACTGGCGCAGGAGATCCTGGCCGAAGCGAAAACGCAGGGCGCGGACTACGCCCAGAGCAGCGTTATAGAAGAAGAGAAAAAAGAATTCAACGTGGACGGCGGCCGTTTCTCCCTGATGCGGACCCTGTTTAACCGTACCGTGGTCATTACCGTGATGAAGGACCAGCGGAAGGGTACAGTGTCGATCAACCGGTTTGACAGCGAAGCCGTAAAGAATGCCGTGAAGGACGCCATTGCTGCCGCGGAAAGCGGACAGCCGGACGCTGCCTGGCAGTTTGAAGACAAGCCGGTGGAAACGGAATATACCGAAGGCGCGCCGGAATGCGATACGGATAAGCTGTTTGAGCGGACGAAGGAACTGCTGGAGACGATCAAGGTAAAACATCCCACGATCATCATGGAACAGATGATCACGGTGCATACCAGCTGGAAGATCGTGTACATGACCAGCAACAACGTGATCTACCGGTCCAAATCCGGTAACTATCACTTTGACCTGATGTATTCCGCCCACGAAGGCGAGAAGGGAACATCCTTCTTCGGCAGCGGCGTGACGCTGAAAGACCTGGACAAGCCAGTGATCGAAACCGGACTGATCGAACGGGACCTGGCGAGCATCGAACAGCAGCTGGATCCCAAAGCGCTGGAAGGCAAGTTCACCGGAACGGTGGTCATGGCCCCGTACGCGCTGTCCGGAGTTGTGCTCAGCACCATTATGAGCAATTTCGTGAGCGATATGTGCCTGATCGACGGCACCAGCATCTGGAAGGACAAGCTGGGCGAACAGGTTGCGGATCCCCGTCTGACCATCAGCTTTGAACCCTACAGCGATGATGTTGTCGTGCGCGAGCGGCATACCGGAGAAGGATACCCGACCGAGAACTTTGACCTGATCAAAGACGGCAAGCTGAACAGCTTCTGCCTGAGCCAGTACGGCGCCAACAAGACCGGCAGAACACGGTCCGGAAATGATGGAAGCAATATCCGGATCAAGGCCGGCGAAAAGACGCTGGAAGAGATCATTGCCGGTATCGATAAGGGAATTCTTGTGATGCGGTTCTCGGGCGGACAACCCGCGTCGAGCGGAGAATTCTCCGGTGTGGCGAAGAACAGTTTCTATATTGAGAACGGAAAGATCGCATACGCACTGACGGAAACAATGATCAGCGGATGCGTACCGGAAATGCTGCAGAATATTGTTGATATTAGCAGTGACAGGCTTGTTGACGGGGAAGTCAGTGTGCCGTATGTGGCGTTTGATGGAGTCACGATAAGCGGTAAATAA
- a CDS encoding TldD/PmbA family protein: protein MLKDILTNKKGLFETGVHTELRGQINRNRRVVLVNGDVMGNVRSEQSGVSARVYRGGVYGFSSMAEYTDEAAEMVLKAATENAAFMDKHAGIGKPALPAMTLKQLPTQEDIRDCEQKIYVDFAREIDAYIAKNCPKLVSRAVVSMEDSMEKLIVTSDAASGHILAPRSYVYVELTAMTDAGNPVVLYVPFGGKGTFDKNFSDSAAYYAQIDKLYERLMQKREGVYAEAGEKTVVLDGMMTGMLSHEAVGHTVEADLVLGGSVAAHNLNKRVASDLVTLSDFAHTAFGKDCPLPVYIDDEGTEAKDVTLIKDGILTGYMNSRESAQHFGMEAAGNARAWSFSDEPLIRMRNTTIHPGKDKLEDMIASVDDGYYLIDSNNGQADTTGEFMFGVTMGYEIKNGKLGKALLDTTISGVAFEMLKTVDMVGDEICWVSSGMCGKKQPMPVGMGGPALRCKVKIGGR from the coding sequence ATGCTGAAAGACATACTGACAAACAAAAAAGGATTATTTGAAACCGGAGTTCATACCGAACTGCGGGGACAGATCAACCGGAACCGCCGGGTGGTACTGGTGAACGGCGATGTGATGGGCAATGTGCGATCTGAACAGTCTGGCGTTTCCGCCCGGGTATACCGGGGCGGCGTTTACGGATTCTCCTCCATGGCCGAATACACCGATGAAGCGGCTGAAATGGTGCTGAAAGCGGCGACCGAAAACGCCGCCTTCATGGACAAGCACGCAGGCATCGGCAAGCCCGCCCTGCCGGCAATGACCCTGAAGCAGCTGCCAACACAGGAAGATATCCGCGACTGCGAACAGAAGATCTATGTGGACTTTGCCCGGGAGATTGACGCGTATATCGCGAAGAACTGCCCGAAGCTGGTCTCCCGCGCGGTGGTTTCCATGGAAGACTCCATGGAGAAGCTGATCGTAACCTCTGACGCGGCCAGCGGACATATCCTGGCACCCCGGTCCTATGTATATGTGGAACTGACAGCGATGACAGACGCAGGAAATCCTGTGGTGCTGTATGTTCCCTTCGGCGGCAAGGGCACATTTGACAAAAACTTCAGTGATTCCGCTGCCTACTACGCTCAGATCGACAAGCTGTATGAGCGGCTGATGCAGAAGCGGGAAGGCGTATACGCGGAAGCCGGTGAGAAGACTGTCGTCCTGGACGGCATGATGACCGGTATGCTGAGCCATGAAGCTGTGGGACATACGGTTGAAGCCGACCTGGTGCTGGGCGGCAGCGTGGCGGCCCATAACCTGAACAAGAGAGTTGCCAGCGACCTGGTCACCCTGAGCGACTTCGCCCATACCGCGTTCGGCAAGGATTGCCCGCTGCCGGTGTATATTGACGATGAAGGCACCGAAGCGAAGGACGTAACGCTGATCAAGGACGGTATCCTGACCGGATACATGAACAGCAGGGAAAGCGCGCAGCACTTCGGCATGGAAGCCGCCGGAAACGCCCGGGCCTGGTCCTTCTCCGACGAGCCGCTGATCCGGATGAGGAACACCACCATCCATCCCGGCAAGGACAAGCTGGAAGATATGATCGCGTCCGTGGATGATGGTTATTACCTCATTGACTCCAACAACGGACAGGCAGACACCACCGGCGAATTCATGTTCGGTGTGACCATGGGATACGAGATCAAGAACGGTAAGCTGGGCAAGGCCCTGCTGGACACCACGATCTCCGGTGTGGCATTTGAGATGCTGAAGACCGTTGACATGGTGGGAGACGAAATCTGCTGGGTCAGCTCCGGTATGTGCGGAAAGAAACAGCCGATGCCTGTTGGCATGGGCGGACCGGCGCTGCGCTGCAAAGTGAAGATCGGAGGCCGTTAA